One Polyangiaceae bacterium DNA window includes the following coding sequences:
- a CDS encoding ParA family protein gives MPRYLAVFNHKGGTGKTTTAVSVAAGLAARGKRVLLVDTDAQGNVAVSLGAQVERSLYHVLVMGLRVSDAVKTVRPHLDLLPSNETLAAAELYLAGRQNRDRVLSDRLSAAASNYDYVVLDCSPSLSLMNQNALVFADSVLVPVACDYLSLVGVRQVIKTVKNVNSILHHPVQIWGVLPTLFDARAKICHEAVSTLKQHFAERCLPPVRGAIKVKEAPAQGQTIFEYAAGSPAADDYNVLVDRIIQSRDGVSPAASAPRAARAVAAVAGGVSA, from the coding sequence GTGCCGCGATACCTTGCGGTGTTCAACCACAAGGGAGGCACGGGCAAGACGACGACGGCGGTGTCGGTGGCCGCGGGGCTTGCTGCACGCGGAAAGCGTGTGCTGCTCGTGGACACGGATGCGCAGGGAAACGTGGCGGTATCGCTCGGCGCTCAAGTCGAACGGTCGCTGTACCACGTGCTCGTGATGGGTTTGCGTGTATCGGATGCCGTGAAGACGGTTCGTCCACACCTGGACCTTTTGCCCTCAAACGAAACGCTCGCGGCGGCAGAGCTTTACTTGGCGGGCCGTCAGAATCGCGATCGGGTCTTGTCCGATCGGCTCAGCGCAGCCGCGTCGAATTACGACTACGTGGTGCTCGACTGCTCGCCGAGTTTGTCGCTCATGAACCAGAACGCGCTCGTGTTTGCGGACAGTGTTCTGGTGCCGGTGGCGTGCGATTACTTGTCGCTCGTGGGGGTTCGTCAGGTCATCAAGACGGTGAAGAACGTCAACTCGATCCTGCATCATCCGGTGCAGATTTGGGGTGTCCTTCCGACGCTGTTCGATGCGCGTGCGAAGATTTGCCACGAGGCCGTATCCACGTTGAAGCAGCACTTCGCGGAGCGGTGTTTGCCGCCGGTGCGTGGTGCGATCAAGGTGAAGGAAGCTCCCGCGCAGGGACAAACCATCTTCGAGTACGCGGCGGGGAGCCCAGCGGCGGACGACTACAACGTGCTCGTCGATCGCATCATTCAGAGTCGCGACGGAGTTTCACCGGCAGCATCTGCGCCTCGTGCGGCGCGTGCGGTCGCTGCGGTTGCGGGAGGAGTATCGGCATGA